The genomic region TAAATATAGCTATAATCTGCCAATATGCCAATGTGCTAATGAGCTCCATTGGCACATTGGCACATTAGCACATTACCTATGCTTTCTTCTCTACCACAATCGTACAATGCGTAGCCAGTGCGGCAATGGCTCCTACCGCGGCAAACAGCGGCGCGAGAACAATTCCAACTGCCCCAACTACAAGTGGAAATTCAACAACCGTCTCGTCTTTTTCATTTTTGATGATGATGCGGGTGGCATTTCCTTCCTTTATAATTTCTTTTACCTTGGTGAGTAATTCATCACCTGACACCCTGAAATATTCCCTGTTTGTATTTTCTTCTGCTTTCATGGCAATTTATTTTTGAATGATGAAGCAAATAAATAGTATTCCGGAAAACAAAGGAACAGCTTTTCGGCAAAATCATAGTTTTTAACGGCGAAACGCCTATACAGAGCATTTTTTATACAGCGCAGGAAAAAGGTACCTTAACTCAGGCATAAGCCTTTATAAAATGGAAGTTGAATAGGATTGAAACAAAAAAGAGGTCATACTGGCCTCTTTTTGGTACCCGGAGGGGGACTTGAACCCCCACAACCATTACTGGTCAAAGGATTTTAAGTCCTTCGTGTCTACCATTCCACCATCCGGGCATGAACTCTTTGCAGATAAAAAAAGGGCAACGATAAAATCGGCCCTTTGAGCGGAAAACGAGACTCGAACTCGCGACCCCGACCTTGGCAAGGTCGTGCTCTACCAACTGAGCTATTTCCGCATTAGTTCTTCCCAGAACTATATCCACATTGTTGTTTGGCACCTCAATGGAGCTGCAAATTTAAACTACTTTTTTATTTGTGCAAAAAAAATTTCGGCTAATGTGCCATTATTGCCAAATTAGCCTCACGGGAGCCTGTTTACCCGGGAGGGCTATAGCCCCTGACAGAATGGAATGTTAACTTAGCACACCCCGGCCTTCAGGCCGGGGCTACTGAGGAACTACCACATGAGCATATTGCCCATTATTTCATTTTTTCATTATTTCATTAATTCATTATCCTTTCAAAATATTCCCCATATACTCCCTCGCCAATTTAACCTGGTTGTGTACATAATCGATGCCGGCCACAGTGTGGTCTTCATTAAGCACCTGGTGGCATAATTCGAATGTGAACCACCCGTTATAACCTATTTCATTCATGAGCGAAATATAATGTGCATAATCCGGTATTTTGCCGCCGGCGTAATAAGAAAGAACAACCGGTTGTATCTTACCAGTTGCATCCCTGTAATATTCCCCTCCGAAATGCGAATGCACCTGCAGGTTACCAACAGTGCGCACAGCATTAGCCACATAATCATGATCGAGTTTGTCCATTATCGGCAGATCAAGGCATATTTTTAGCCATGGGGAATTGACTTCCTTCACCAGGTCATAGGTGTCTTTCCAGGTTCTGATCAGCGGCTGATGATTCTGCAAAGCCATGACCACGCCAAACTCCTCTCCCATTTTTGCAGCTTCTTTTAAACATTCCTTAACAAAATTATACCGGTCGAGCCATGTGGCAAACGGGTACTGGCGCTGGAAAGTATAAAACTGGTCGCCCCGTGTAAGTTCATAAGTTCCAAGTCCCTCATGAATCGGAACCCCGGGCCACGCGGCGAACAGCCTTACCACTTTTGCGCCAAGGTCTTTTGCAAGCCTGGCCGTTTCTTTTACCATCAGAAGCTGGCAGTCGCGGTGTTCCGGCAGGGGACTTGAAAAATCATTATTTGCGGCAACACATGGAATTTCTAACCCGTATTTTGCAAGTGAATTCTTCATATCGTCGCGTTTGCGCTGATCAAGGTCCATCGGGTTACCCATTGGTCTTTTGTTATCCAGCTCAACGCCGTCGAATCCAAAATCTTTTGCATACTTACACAATTCATCAAACGTTGCTGCAGCGCCTTTATACCAGATACCGCCGTAAGATATGGAATACAATCCCAGCTTAATTTTGCCGGCGGCTGAAATCTTTGGAAAAACACTTTTGGTTTCTGCTGCTGATGCATTTCCTGCTTTACCGAGCATGGCTGCTCCGGCTGCGACTCCTGAAGTTTCGATGAATTTTCTGCGGTTCATTGTAGTAAGTAAATTAGTTGAAGAATTTGTGTGTAATTCAATGCCTTTCTTAAAATTAGGTAATTTAATCACACGTTATTCCGTTTGACCTTCATATGTTGCGAAGCCATAGAAGATTATAATTCCGGCAATAACAAGAAGCAGGCCCCACAAGCGTTCAGCTTCCATCCAGTGCCATTTGTCGGGCACTGCCATACCCCACAGACCCATTGCGAATAAAATGACAGCGGTGATTAAAAGCAGTTTCTTTAGCCTTATGCATCTCTTTTCTGATCTTAGTACAATGTATAAGGAAGACAGCGATGCAACCTGTAAAACCAATACGGAATATTTGGCCACTTCGATTCCGATTACTGATGCGTTATTGTCCATTGCCTGTGGAAACATAAGGAACAGATCGGCCAGTAGAAGCATGCCTGCACAGTAAAGTTGTAACCGCAAACCTTCTGAAAATGCAATGATGCCCATGAGGTTACCGATGAAAGCAGCAATGATCGCTACCCCGATTGCCCATGCAAGATCTTCGCCCATATGGCCGGGCATTTGTGCCTTTCCAAAAAAACTGTTCCCTGCGATCCACATTATGGCAAATACAAAGAACAGAGCGGCATATACCATGAAATAGTTTTTTGCATTTCTCCATGGATGGGGTAAGGCATAAAAGAATATGATCATGCCGAAGAAAAGTATAAAGATCCAGGGTCCTGAAGGTTTAGTCAGACTTGATGTAATAGCAAGAGCTATCATTCCGAAAGAAACAATAAAATAGACAGCTGATTTTACCAAATGCTCAGTCTCAATGCCGGAGAACATTTTGGGTTTGGTTATCATGATTGTATGAATTAAATATACGTGCCTGTCAAAGACTCGCGATTTAACTAATACAAGTTACATGATAATAACTTAACAGACAACTTATTCAGGTTATATTGTTAAGGACTTTCATCATTACTTCAAAGAGTTTATCCGGCTTTACGGGCTTTTCAATAAAACCATCAAAGCCTGTTTCCATGATGAGCTTTTTATCTGCCTCAAGAGCGAAAGCTGTAAGAGCAATAACAGGCAGCCCGGGATGGCTTTCCCTTATAATTCTTGTTGCCTCAAGTCCATCCATTACAGGCATTTTAATATCCATAAGTACCAGGTCAGGCAATGACTCCTTACAGCGGTTAATGGCATCCAGTCCGTTTGATGCCCTCACAACCCTGTTCTCATGCATGGTAAGCAGCTGATGAATGTAATAATAGCTGTTTAGCTCGTCTTCAGCCACAAGAATCGTTTTCAGCCGGGGTACCTGCCCGATAATATCTTCATGGCCTGAACCGTGAGACAGAACAGGTTTGTAGGGAATAGTGAAAGAAAAGTATGACCCTTTACCAGGCTCAGATACCAGGCTGATCTTCCCACCCAGTAATGAAACATATCCTTTTGAAAGGGCAAGACCTAAACCGGTTCCTCCATATTTTCTTGTTGAACTGTTGTCTAATTGCCTGAACCGCTGGAAAATCAGATCCTGCATATCGTTCGGAATTCCAATCCCAGTATCTTCAACAAAAAATTTTACAATATTATCCTGTATAGAGTAACCGAATTTTACATAACCTTTGGAGGTGAACTTCAGTGCATTTCCCACCAGGTTTACAAGAACCTGCATTAATTTTACAGGATCCGTTATCAACAAAATTTTCTTAGCGGGTAAAACCGGGGGATCAAAAACCAGGTCAGGTGTTTTTTTAGAAGATTTCAGCTGTGCATATACATTGCGCATCACATTATTGAGATCGGTTTCTTTCTCAATAATCTTGTCAATCCCCGATTCAAGAGTCGCTATGTTGATAATCCCTGAAATTATGGATAATAGCTGATCATTACTGTTTTCAATGATCTTGATAAACTCTTTTCTCTTTTCATTCGGAACATCACTGTTTGCAAGTATAGACGAAAACCCCACAATGGCATTCAATGGTGTCCTGATCTCATGAGATATATTCTGAATAAAAGCCGTTTTAAGCCTGTCACTCTCTTCAGCATGTTCCTTCTGAATGATAAGCTCATTCATGATCTGCTTTTTCTCGGTGACATCCTCCTTCACAGCCACAAAATGAGTGATCTCTCCCAATGAATTGCGGATAGGCGAAATAATTGCATTCTCCCAGTACGTTGACCCGTCTTTACGTTTATTCTGAAATTCACCCCGCCATTCTCCTCCTGAAGTAATTTGTTCCCAAAGTTTTTTATATTCTTCATCCCTTGTATAACCGGTCTTCAGAATCCTGGGATTGCAGCCTTTTGATTCCTCAAGCGAATATCCCGTTATCTCCGAGAATTTAGGGTTAGCATACTCGATACTTCCATTCAGATCAGTGATTACAACAGAAACAGGGCTTTGTTCGATGGCTCTGGTAAGTTTCCGAAGCTCATCCATAGTCTGCTTCCTTACAGAAATATCCCTTGTGACACCCAAAATTCCTGAAGCATTGCCATTATCATCCAAAATCAGTGAGGTTTTTACTTCAGTCCACACAGTGGAACCGTCTTTCCTGATCATTTCAAGTTCCAGAATTCTTACAATCTTCGACTTATCCACAGCTTGATTAATGGATGCCATCATTGCTCTGAAGACCTCGTATGCTTTTTCGATTGATGAAGGTGTAAGCACATCCGACATCTTTTGCCTGAGGACTTCTTCAGGTTCATAACCGCGAAGTCTTTTCACGGCAGGACTTATATACTGGTAATTGAATTCCATATCCAGTACAAAGATGACGTCAGCTGCATTTTCTGCAAGGAGCCTGTATTTGCGCTCACTTTCAATGAGCTCAAGTTGTTTTCGTTTAAGAATGTAGGTTTGATGTGCATTGATAATGCCTGTCGGTAATCTTAACAGGTAGTTGCCCGATTTGGAAAGATAGTCGTTGACTCCTATCTTCATAGCCTGTACAGCAATTTCTTCGCTGCCATGACCGGTGATCATAATAATAGGCAGTTCAATGCAGTATTCCTGCCTCACTGTTTTTACAAAATCAAAGGCGTCGGAATCGGTAAGCCGGTAATCAAGCAGGATAACGCTGAATTTCTCTTTGTTTTTTTCATGCCTTAAAATATTCAAAGCATCATAAGCAGAGTAAACTATAGTGAGCTGTATAAAAGGAGCGTATTGTTTCAGATGACGCGTCGTGAGGTCAATATCAACCTGGTTGTGTTCAATATACAACACATGGATCAGTTCCGACCTTTCATGCAGTTTTTCACGATAGCTCTGTAAAGCAAACTGAATAATTTCGGGAAGTTTTGAAGTATAGCCGGGTCCTTTTATAACATAATCCGATGCACCCGCGCGGAGAACGGAAATGGCAGTTTCTTCATCACCGGTTCCTGTCAGCATAATTACAGGAATTTTAAGATCCTCTGCTACAATTTTCTCAAGGACTTCAAATCCATATCCGTCAGGCAGCCTTATATCAAGTAGTGCAATATCATAAACCGTTTGCTCAAGATTTTGCTTTGCTGATTTAACATTGGTTGCCAGGTCAATCAAACAGTCGGGTAATGCCTGAATGACGCTTCGCCTTGTCAGGTAGGCATCACTTGGATTGTCCTCAAGAAGTAAAACTCTCATAATTCAGATGGTATCTGATGCGTTTTGGGTATTTGAAGGTAAAATACAGATCCTTCTGACGGAACACTTTCCGCCCATACATTACATTTCATTCTTTGTGCTGCTTTTGCTACAATAGCAAGTCCGATACCCGTTCCCGGGTAGTCTTCAGACCTGTGGAGCCGCTGGAATATTTCAAATATCCTTCTCTTATATTTCATGTCAAAGCCAATCCCGTTATCCTTTATTGAAATTGTCCAGTAAGCATTATCCTCGTTCAGATCAATGACTATTTCAGGTTGTGGTTTTGTTCCTGAAAATTTAATTGCATTTTCAATAAAATTCCTAAGGATAATGGTAAGTCCTCTAAGGTCGGCATTGATTTCGCGGTCAGGAATATTCACTGAAATAGCATATTGGGTTGTAATTGAACTTTGAAAGACAGCCAGAAGTGAGTTTACCAGGTTTTTTATCCGGATGACCTGATTTGAGATCTTGTTTCTTTCCACCCTCGAATATTCAAGCAAATCCTCAATCAGCTCATTCATTAATTTGGCTGAATTTCTTATTGATTTGAGGTATTGTTTAGGTTCTTCACCAAGCCAGCTTTCAGAGATATCCATAAGCAACTTACTGTAACCGTCAATTCCCCGGAGGGGAGCTTTCAGATCATGGGAAACAGAATAAGTGAATGTTTCAAGTTCCTTATTTACCTCTTCAAGTTGAATGGTCCTCTGTTTTACCCTGTCTTCAAGATTTTTGTATAACAAAATATTGTCAATGGTTCTTGAAGCCGCATCGGCGAGGGTTTGCATAAGCCGGACTTCAATTTCCGAAGGAGTATAATTTTCTTTCCAATAGCATCCGATGGCACCAAGCGGTTCAATTGTATTAACCGGAACAACCATTAAGCTACGGACAAAGGTTCCTGAATAGTGAGCAGTCGAAATACGGTCGTCTTTATAAATATCGGGAACTATTACCGGTTCCTTTTTGATCATTGAATATCCACTGATACAATCGTTTAACGGGAACCATTTTCCTTTCCACAGGGGTTCTATGGCATTCTCTTCAGCATAAAAGCATCCGTCATTTTCAAGAAAGACAAAGGATGCACCATCCGAATGCATAAGCTCACGGGCTGAAGCAGCAATAATTTGCTGGCTTTGCTCAATTGTCTGAGCCAGTGTCAGGTCCTTTATTATATCAATCAGCATTTCAAGCCTCGTATTCAGAAGCCTTACTTCTTCCTGTGTTTCATTTAGCTTTTGTATTGCTTCTTTTTCAGCAAGTTCAGTCTTATAGAGTTCTTTGAATAACCTGGTTTCTTTTGACCGGTTCAGTAAAATCAGACCGAGTGAGGCAATAATTAATATCCCCGATACAGCAGCCATAACAACAATTGCACGGTATTTTAATTCAGCCAGCACTTCTTTTTTATCGATTTTGGCAACCATGAACCAGGGTGTACCGCTTACCGGACTAAGGAAGGCAAGTACCTTTGAACCTTTATAATCCAATCCTTCATACAAACCAATTTTGCCGCTAACAGCAGCTTTAGCGGCGATCTCATTGTTAATAAGCGGTTCTTTATATCTAAGAGCAGCATTGCCGATAAAACGGACGTCATTTACAAATACTACACTGTCACCTTCACGAACAACAAGGATGGTTTCTGAAGTACGGCTGGGTAAGGGCCATTTCTGGATTAACGGATAGAGATATCGTTCCGGATCATTTCGGAGAACAAGGAATCCAAGCACTTTTTCATTCAGTTTAACCGGAGCTACATAATCATCATGAATTTTCTGATGAGTGGTACAGTAATAAAATCCGCTGAAATAGATCCCTGCTTGCTTTTTGGCCTGTAAAATATGGTTTTGCGTTACGTTATCGATCACATATTGATCATTCATGCTGAAAACTACATTTGCCAGCGTATCTGTAATAAAAATATTTTCGTAACGGTCAAAGGATGTAATAGGCTTAAAGAATGAAACCAGAGATGTATCTCTTCCGGGTTTCAGGAGCAGCTTTTCAGTGGCATCAACAACCAGTTTATTTTTTGAAAAAAAACCGGCTTCTGAATATCTTTCCTTTTGCCATTGGCTTATCTGGCTGATCTTTAGTTCAGAGATCGCCTGCAGTTCTTTTAATTTATCTTCACGGATTGATTTTGCCTCATTGTAATAATATACAAGACTCCCGACAATAAGTATTGCTGTTAAACCGACAAAAAAAAGCAGCGAATGTATTTTGCCCATGGCTGATAAGTGTCATAAGTAAAACGGGGTGATTGGCTATCGGGTTACTTAAATGTAAGAAAAAAAAGAAACCCGCATTGAAATGAATGCGGGTTTTCTTTGAATTATTTAATCCTCTTTTGTTTAATCAAACATATGAATATACCAATTATTTTCATCAAGAAGGAAGTTATAAACCTGTTCGCGTTTACCCGAGGGATATTTTTCTGCAACCCTGCTGGCAAGAAATGAAGGATCGTTTCGGCGTTTAGCCACGCGCATCAGATCATAAAATCTTTCGCCTTCAAAGGCCAGTTCTCTGGCGCGCTCATCAACCAGTTGATCCTCGAAAATCTGTTGTTTTTTAAGGAAGTTACTTCCCAGGTCAAGATAACCGGTAATCTCATTTGTAAATGGATCATGAATATACTGGATATTATCAAGCGTCAGCTGATCATCGCCGCTTCCAAGACCTACTCTGCCGCGAACCCCTAACTGAAGACGATTCTGGTCAACTGAATAATACAGGTAACCGTCATTTACAATTCCCTTCGCATAACCTGTATTTGTTTTAACTGTACCGTGATCATTAAAAATCATGTATGTATATATCTCAGCCAGGTAAAGCTGGATTCCTCCCGCACGGTATAAGATGAACCTTGCGTCATCCTGGTATTGCCCGGTATAATATTTAAACACAACAGTATCCATGCCCTCCATAATGTTATTCACGGTGCGGGTGTCATGTTTGGCTTTCATTTCAAGCATGTATTCAACATCGGGAGTATAATACGAAAGGCCGACATTCCTGAGATAAATATAAGAAGTACCAAATCCCCTGTAAGGATCACCCGGAAAACCCATCTGGTTGGGGTCCATCTTTGTCAGCGCCGGGTTATTATTCCTTATTATCCTTTGCCTCATCCATGTGGTTTCCCATTTATGCACAGCGGCTTTTGTAGGTTTAAGCATGTATTTATAAGGAGGAATCGGTAAAAACAGGTTTTGCAGCTGGTTTTGCTGGAAATAATTCTTATCAAACCAGATTGTAAAAATATGTTCATTTTTATCGATCTCGGAAAAAATATTAGACCATGCATACCTTGAAAAGGTACTTGTAAGCTGGTACCGTTCAGTTTCTGCGGGATTCTTAACAATTGCCTCAAAATGATACGTAGCTTTCTGCAAGTCGCCCTCTGTCAGATACATTTGGCCCAACAAAGCATGCATAGCCCACGGATTCCAGATGGTAACTTCCCAGGTGGCATCTGCCCTGTCAATGTCATGTTTTACACCTACAGCTTTCACGTTATTCTCCAGTTCATTTGTGAAATAATCAATGATCATCGGAGTATCATACAACTTCTTTTCAAGTACAATCGGCTCATTGTAAATGGTATCGGTGTTGTAATAACCGTCCTTTGAGAATATCACATGTACACTGTCAATATAGGTTCCCGGTGAATTCACAAAAGCCTCTATTTCTTCCATCGTAGCAAGAGAAGAACTAATAAAGGGTACCTTTCCATATATTCTGACAGCGGTAAAATAAGCCCATGCCCGCATACAGAGTGCTTCACCGTATAGCTTGTCATAATTTGAAATTTCAGCTTTCTGGTCTTTTACTTCAGGATGTTCCCTTTCAAGAATATTAATGAAGTTATTGCATGCAGAAATCAACTTGAAGAAATTAGTCGGGGATGCATACTTATTGGTTTTGGAAACATTGAAATTGTAAATTTCCATTAAGTCGGCATCAGCATTAGGAGTAACAGTCAGCAAATCCCCACGTAATTCTCCAAGCACGATTAGTTGCTCAACCAACTGTTGCTGCAAAGAATACATACCCATTTCAACCGAACGATACTCGTACCAGTCCTTGTATAATTCATCTCCCGTAATATTAATTTCCTGTTCCGGATCAAAGAAATCTTTACAGGAGAACGTTGATATTAATAAGAGTAGGAGGCTGAAGGAGAAGATTACCCTATACTTTTTGAAATTTTTCATATCCTTACGAGTAAATAAATTATAATCCAAGTTTAACACCTACAATGAATTGGCGGGATTGGGGTGTCATTCCATAGTCAATCCCCTGGTGAATCTGCATATATGAATAACTGAATTCCGGGTCATATCCGAGGTATTTCGTTAAAGTCATCAGGTTGTTCGCTGACGCGTAGAATTCAGCACTTTTGAAAGTAAGGAATTCCTTGGGAAGCTTGTAGCTTATTGATACATTTTTCAATCGTACATAGGAACCGTCCTCAATCCAGCGTGTTGAAAATGCACTGTTGCCCATGGGGTCATTCCATAATGCCCTTGGAACATCGGTAACCTGTCCTTCATATTGCCACCTGTTCAACACATACTGGCTTTGATTGTCCAGACCTGACATCCGTTCATTGTTGTACCTGACAAAATTGAAAAGCTCATTCCCGGTAACAAACTGAATAATGGCATTCAGAGTAAAACCTTTGTATGAGAACGAATTGACAACACTTCCTGTGAGGTCAGGCAGGGACGAGCCAATAGCTTTTTTATCGAAATTATTAATAACACCATCCGGGGTTCCAAGGGGTCCGGAAAGGTCAGCATATATTGCATCGCCTGCATGGTAAGGCATACCTTTATCATTTATAAGGCCGGATGCTTCGGCATCAGTTGTAGAAGCAAAAACGCCCCTGAAAACATATCCGTAAAAACTGTTTGCCGGAGCGCCTTCCATATTCACAATCTCAAGTCCATTGAGCTCTGTAATGAGCTTTGATCCTTTGATATCAATAACACTGTTCTTCACGTGAGTCAAAAATACCTGGACATCCCACTTGAATTCCTTTTTATCCATCAACCTGCCGAAAAGTGAAAATTCGTAGCCCGTATTTTTCATCTTACCTGAATTTTCCATCCGGTAATCATAGCCCATATAAGGGTTCACCGGACTATAAATCAGCATATTTTTGGTTTGTGAACGGAATACGTCAACGGTACCGGAGAACCGGTTACCCCAAAGAGAAATGTCAATTCCTGTATTCAGCTGGCTGACCTTTTCATAGGTTAGTTTTGTATTCGTAATAACTGCGGGATACAAACCAACTGTTTCGCGGAATCTTACAGCTTTATAATAATTGGATGCACTGGATTCTCCAATGTCATCATTTCCTGTCATACCATAAGACAACCTCCATTTAAAGTCTTCGAGCCATGAATTATTCTTCAGGAATGACTCGCTCGACAACCTCCATGCAACTCCCGCTGAATAAAATAATCCGAAAGGAACATCACCCAACTTGATTGTATTGGCAGCATCATTACCCACACGGGATGATCCGTCAAACGATAGGCTGGCTGTAATGATATATTTATCCTTATAGGAATAGAACAAATTTTCATAAAGTGAGAACCAGTTCCATTTCCTGTTTTGTCCGCCGATTTCCCTTAAGTCGTCACGACCGTCAGCAAGAGTCCGGTACTGGTCATTCATAGGAGCATTTTTTGTTAATCCCCAGTCGTATTCAAAATTATTGGTCTGAAGGTTAAACCCGGTCATTGACGAAAGATTGTGATGTTCGCCGATGGAACGGTTAATATTTAAATAGGTATTGTTATAGAAACTTCTGAATACGTCGGTTGCAGCTTTGGCTACGTTATGTGCTTCGTTATTGTAATAATGCTCCATCCCGTGGTTGGGCTGAAAGATCTGCTCTTTCATCATATTATAGGTAAAATTGAACTTACTCTTCAGCGATATTCTGCTGTTAATTGTAGCGTCCATGCCCATATAATATACAAAGCTCGTATTTGTATTTTTGGCTTCATAATTATTGATAACGGCAACAGGGTTGCTGACTCCAAGTTCATCCACTTCGGCAACGGTTGTAATTTCTTTACCCTGTTCGTCATACTGGTAAGGATTTAACATTGGCGATTTGCCGAGAGCTGTTAAAATCGGACTTGTTTCCCTGGATGTTGCAGCATCCTTCATATTCGATTTATTGTAATTCAGAGATACGCCTGCGTTCATTTTCATCCATCTGAACACATTCAATTTGCTTACAAATCTCAGGTTATATCCTTTATAATCGGTTTTCTTAATGACACCGCTGTTATTCATCAGTCCAAAGGAAAGTCCGTATGTGGCTATTTCATCACCTCCCTTTACCATGATATTCACATTCTGTGAAAGTGAATTCCTGAAAATTTCATTCTGCCAGTTTGTGTTATGCTGGTAGTCAATAAATCGTTTGTCATCCGGTTCAAGATAAAGGTTCGGATATTCCAGTATCAGATTTTCTTCCAGTTTGCCCGAAGAAAAAAGAACTTCCTGTAACAGAGTCTTATGCTGTGTGGCATTGAGCTGCGGGATCTTATCAGCAGGTGCCAGTAAAAGGCCTGTATTCAGATCAAGCTGAATTACTGTTTGGGTTACACTCGGATCCAAAGTTTCGATCAAAACAAGGCCGTTCGAACCTCTTGATCCATAAGCGGCAGTAATGGCAGGATCCTTAATAACAGTCAGGGCTGAAACATCGTGAGGGTTCACTTCAACCATAGGATTGAATGTGAATCCATTAACGTTTGAACTGAAAACACCGTTAGGAGTTGCAGGAATTCCATCCACAATATATAACGGTTGATTACCTGCATTCAGCGAGTTAATGCCTCGTATTGTCATGAATGCACCACTTGAAGGATGACCTGACCTTTTTACAACATTTGCACCGGCCATCAGTCCCTGGAAATATTCATCAATTGTTACAGGTTTTATTCCTGTAAGAAATTTCATATCCACAGAAGAAAAGGCAGCTGCAATATTTCTCTTTTTAACCGGCCTGGACATGATGATAACCTCATCCTCATCTGAAGCCATATCCAGGGCAGTCAGATAAATATCCAATTGTTTTCTTCCATTCAGATAGACTCTTTTTGCCTTGAATGTGTTTGCAGGAGAAAGAATAATCCAGTCTGAAGGTGAAGTAGAAAATATTGTGAATTCACCGTTTTCGTTTGTCACATAAGGCAATTCAAATGAACCGGCAATACTCACTGATATGTCCTTAAGAGGTCTTTTCATGTGATCGAATACCTTACCGGTGACGATAGTGGTATCCTGCGCACTTACCTTATGTGAAAATCCAAGTAGAAGGATACCGACAAAAATTAGAACAGGTATTCGGCCAATATTAATTTTGTGTGACATATTTGAATTCTTTTTGTATAAAACCATCATCTGCATTAATTGAAAAGATCACTAAAACTTAATCGTAAGGAACAAATTGAATATAGTCTAATACAAGCCCGTTAATCGATAGTGTGCTTGGTCCCTTGTATTCTATTCTTATTTTCGCCTTGCCATATTCCTGCAGGTTATTAATCCAGAAATCAAACCGGTTGTAACCAAGAGCCTCAGGAACATAACGTTTGTTCGGAACAACGCTGTTGATTACGCCATTGAATACCTTATAGGCTGCATAATCAAATGTTTTCACAA from Bacteroidales bacterium harbors:
- a CDS encoding DUF4342 domain-containing protein; translated protein: MKAEENTNREYFRVSGDELLTKVKEIIKEGNATRIIIKNEKDETVVEFPLVVGAVGIVLAPLFAAVGAIAALATHCTIVVEKKA
- a CDS encoding sugar phosphate isomerase/epimerase family protein, with the protein product MNRRKFIETSGVAAGAAMLGKAGNASAAETKSVFPKISAAGKIKLGLYSISYGGIWYKGAAATFDELCKYAKDFGFDGVELDNKRPMGNPMDLDQRKRDDMKNSLAKYGLEIPCVAANNDFSSPLPEHRDCQLLMVKETARLAKDLGAKVVRLFAAWPGVPIHEGLGTYELTRGDQFYTFQRQYPFATWLDRYNFVKECLKEAAKMGEEFGVVMALQNHQPLIRTWKDTYDLVKEVNSPWLKICLDLPIMDKLDHDYVANAVRTVGNLQVHSHFGGEYYRDATGKIQPVVLSYYAGGKIPDYAHYISLMNEIGYNGWFTFELCHQVLNEDHTVAGIDYVHNQVKLAREYMGNILKG
- a CDS encoding response regulator, producing the protein MRVLLLEDNPSDAYLTRRSVIQALPDCLIDLATNVKSAKQNLEQTVYDIALLDIRLPDGYGFEVLEKIVAEDLKIPVIMLTGTGDEETAISVLRAGASDYVIKGPGYTSKLPEIIQFALQSYREKLHERSELIHVLYIEHNQVDIDLTTRHLKQYAPFIQLTIVYSAYDALNILRHEKNKEKFSVILLDYRLTDSDAFDFVKTVRQEYCIELPIIMITGHGSEEIAVQAMKIGVNDYLSKSGNYLLRLPTGIINAHQTYILKRKQLELIESERKYRLLAENAADVIFVLDMEFNYQYISPAVKRLRGYEPEEVLRQKMSDVLTPSSIEKAYEVFRAMMASINQAVDKSKIVRILELEMIRKDGSTVWTEVKTSLILDDNGNASGILGVTRDISVRKQTMDELRKLTRAIEQSPVSVVITDLNGSIEYANPKFSEITGYSLEESKGCNPRILKTGYTRDEEYKKLWEQITSGGEWRGEFQNKRKDGSTYWENAIISPIRNSLGEITHFVAVKEDVTEKKQIMNELIIQKEHAEESDRLKTAFIQNISHEIRTPLNAIVGFSSILANSDVPNEKRKEFIKIIENSNDQLLSIISGIINIATLESGIDKIIEKETDLNNVMRNVYAQLKSSKKTPDLVFDPPVLPAKKILLITDPVKLMQVLVNLVGNALKFTSKGYVKFGYSIQDNIVKFFVEDTGIGIPNDMQDLIFQRFRQLDNSSTRKYGGTGLGLALSKGYVSLLGGKISLVSEPGKGSYFSFTIPYKPVLSHGSGHEDIIGQVPRLKTILVAEDELNSYYYIHQLLTMHENRVVRASNGLDAINRCKESLPDLVLMDIKMPVMDGLEATRIIRESHPGLPVIALTAFALEADKKLIMETGFDGFIEKPVKPDKLFEVMMKVLNNIT
- a CDS encoding ATP-binding protein, with the translated sequence MGKIHSLLFFVGLTAILIVGSLVYYYNEAKSIREDKLKELQAISELKISQISQWQKERYSEAGFFSKNKLVVDATEKLLLKPGRDTSLVSFFKPITSFDRYENIFITDTLANVVFSMNDQYVIDNVTQNHILQAKKQAGIYFSGFYYCTTHQKIHDDYVAPVKLNEKVLGFLVLRNDPERYLYPLIQKWPLPSRTSETILVVREGDSVVFVNDVRFIGNAALRYKEPLINNEIAAKAAVSGKIGLYEGLDYKGSKVLAFLSPVSGTPWFMVAKIDKKEVLAELKYRAIVVMAAVSGILIIASLGLILLNRSKETRLFKELYKTELAEKEAIQKLNETQEEVRLLNTRLEMLIDIIKDLTLAQTIEQSQQIIAASARELMHSDGASFVFLENDGCFYAEENAIEPLWKGKWFPLNDCISGYSMIKKEPVIVPDIYKDDRISTAHYSGTFVRSLMVVPVNTIEPLGAIGCYWKENYTPSEIEVRLMQTLADAASRTIDNILLYKNLEDRVKQRTIQLEEVNKELETFTYSVSHDLKAPLRGIDGYSKLLMDISESWLGEEPKQYLKSIRNSAKLMNELIEDLLEYSRVERNKISNQVIRIKNLVNSLLAVFQSSITTQYAISVNIPDREINADLRGLTIILRNFIENAIKFSGTKPQPEIVIDLNEDNAYWTISIKDNGIGFDMKYKRRIFEIFQRLHRSEDYPGTGIGLAIVAKAAQRMKCNVWAESVPSEGSVFYLQIPKTHQIPSEL